ACTTACTCCTTCCTGGCCACCCCGGAGCGAGGGTGGACAGAGCGGTGACATGGTGGATTCTGTCCAGGAGGACAGTGGGCACAATAAGAGCAGCACTTGGATCCTGGTGGGTCTCCTAGTGCCTATCTGCATCTTTATCCTGGTGATGGTGGCACTGGGCATCGTCTACTGCACCCACTGTGCTGTTCAGCCACGcaataaaaatgtcactgaCTGCTACCACTGGATCTCGGGAGCTCATGATAAACAGGGAGCTCCTAACCCCTCGGCAGGGGTCAAGACCCATGtttaaagagaggagaggaaaactgACATTCACATAAACTTTGTTTCAGAGGTAAGCAGGAGTAATAAACGTGGGAACAgactaaatatttcatcctctCTGACTGTAACTACCCACTCTCTGAACACATTTGGATATTACTGTTGAATATAAACTGATGGAGGTGGCGAAGAGACAATGAAAACcactgacttttttctttttggaatgGGAAGACTGTGATTTGAACTGCTTTGATAATTCATACACTGATCTGGTTTACTCATGATTGGACAAGGCTGCACAGTTATTAAATATTGCCATCTCATTAGTTAATGCCAATTACTGAAATCTAATATCTGAGGATGATGTGCGTAGACTTTTATTCagcatttcatcatttcacagcTGGAGCCAGATCCTGCTAAGAGCTGTGGAAATTGTTGCATTGATGGCAAAAGcattctgccttttttttttgggtagaTTTGGCAAAGCTTGACCATGAAGTCTCTCTCCAATGCAAAATCCTTAGGCTCAGTTCATTTCACTAGCatatcactgtaaataaatgttagCTGTTATAATTAAATGTATGTAAACTGTATGGAGACTATAAgcaaatgcccccccccccccccctccccaagaGAAAAGACATTCTGTAGTCACATGATCATGCTGGGAAAGTAATCAAGTCACTGTACTTCAAAAGAGACCAAAACCTTCTTTGTATATTGtggttttattgtatttatgttGTCTGCATACGTGTCACCAGCCATTTTTAtttcctatttttattttaacagtaaCACTGTTTGTTGACCCCATAAACTTGACTGATCTGTACAGGAATGTCTGTCCACACATGGGTATATTTTTCCTCACTCATGTCCAGTTTTACAGCACTTCTCCTTTccttgagttttcttttttctttttttaagttaaacGTGCAGATGTTCACATTTGCACAAGGAATGTTGTAGGGGCTGTTTAGTTGCTGTTAGCCTTGACCTTGCTCATAGAGCGGCCATCAATCACCCTTCGTAACCCCTAATTAATTAACGCACCCACCCTGCCCCCTCACGAAGGTTGTGTTTTAGACCAGCCCTGGAAGGTTTTCATGGCTATGTTGGATCACATTCAGCCGTGCAAGGACATTAGGGTGTATGAATTTtataagaaggaaaaaagaaaaaaaattcaaggcACTTACATTCCAAATTTACACATGAAATAtgtcttgtgtgtctttgttttattgataGACTGTGAAATGTAAGAAACATCtgatgtcttttattttgacatgttaATAAATTGTGAATTTAAAGGTTTGAAAGGAGTTCCACGTTCcaagttttattatttaagatGGAAACTGTAGTTGGACGAGCTTTTTTCTGGACCTGCCGTCCCCTTGGGATAACTGACATCAGACATCACTGATAACAGACAATTTGAAACATATTGTGCTCATAGTTATATTTCTGTCATTCACCTTTTTATAGCAGCGGTGAATTAAAAAGCCATCCAGTTAcctcctcagaaaaaaaagacgtgTGACCGTGGTCAGAGGAAGGAGTGGGTGTGTGAACAATAAGGacactgtaatttaaaaaaaaaaaaatgaacaccaTCATCAGCGGACCCTCTGTTTGTTAGAGAGAGTTTGTACAAAAAATACCCCCGGATAACTTGAGCACAGTCAGGAAGCATTGTGATTGCACCGACTAAATGGAATGTGCTGATCAAAACCAGGTTCTGGCTCTCTGAGTGGCTTTCAGAGGGGGTCTTTctcgctctcctctctctctctgtctctctctccctttgacCTATTTTCAGCAGTGTCATTCCTTCTGCAGCTCTCAGTGTACTGACACAATCCAGTCATCAGAGAGCTGAGCCGTGTCTTTGCCTTGGTAACCACAcccatacccccccccccaaaaaaaaaacattctctaACAACTTTATGATGTCAGTCAGCTGATTTGTATCATGGAAAGATTTTTATGCAGTTTATAGTGACTTTGATGACTAAATTGTGGTCGCCAGTTTAATTGGTAGGATCTTGGAAGATAGTAACATCATCAAAAAGAAGTCCAACAGGGGCAGGAAGCAATCAGAcaacccccaaaaaaaccccagGTTAGACCAAATTacctgaagaaaacaaaactctggTTATTAATCAGTCTATAGTAAATGTACATCACAGTTTACCCCCAGTCCAGTTTTCCAGGACCAACCAGACAAAAGGGGGCAACTGCCCCAGGGCCTCAGACCCATGGTGAGCTCACAGGCTCCAGGTGAACTGCTAAAGCATTTTATAAACTGAGTTTCTTGACACCTGCATTACTATCTAATCTTGAGGCTGTATCTCTTAGAGGTTTTTATCCAAAAACCAGAACACCTCCAATCAACTGAATCACTGACTGTGAGTTCAAATGAGCTGTGTGGCACTCAGACATGGTTAAAGGTGTTTGATATTGACATCGATTTATCAGTTGTGCCCGTGTTTCTCCCTCATTAATCAAACATTGGTTTCCTGTCCAAAGTTTTGTGTGCAGAGAGTATTTCCAGTACAAACCAGAACTTGCTCATTTACCTTTCTTACGAATCCATAAGTGCGTCAATGTCTGGATGGGAACTCAGTCCAATCTGGCCCAGGCTGACGATTCTCAACTACAATTGTAGCTTTGTTCCACATTGTTGCTCTACACTGTTTCTCTCTTAGCTGCTGTCAACTAAGAGATAAATATCAATAGTTACACCTGCAAGCATTTGATTAGTTATCAGAACCATTAGACCTGTGATTAAGCTTTTTTTCCTGGATCATGATTTGTCTGGATAAAGGACGAGGTGGTCCCAGTCCAGAGGCACCATCAGTTTTCCTCATTAGACAATTTCTGGAGCTGAAGTTACAGTCAGAAATGTGTTCAGCAGAGACTGAATAgaggacagacaaacaaacacaacctgcAGTCTGCAAAATCCCTATGTTCTATGATTCGTAGCATCTGACAATGACCTCCAGATTCCTGTTCTGTGCCAAGTCAGACTTAAATACTTTTTtacattaatcatttcagtgtctgtgcagCCTGTATAGAGGCTGAACAGACAATCAGGGGACATAGACTGGTGCTTAGACAGGGGACAGGAAGTAGCTCCCCTTGGGAAGTGAGCCCATGGATTAGATGCTTCCAGTGTGATGTAAATCCCCCTCAGAGCCTAGACGCTGGTGGTGTTGATCAGGAATGGAGCGCGAGGTTTGGGACGTCTCAAATCATGAGCATCAGGGGTTGTAGGTTGTCCTTTACAGACAGGTGTGAAATGCAATGAACCACAGGTAATTCAGTTTCATGGGTGGCCACCATCAcccacagtttttctttttttaaatatataattaaatgTATGTAAACTGTATGGTGCTGGTGCTGTTTGTTCATATAAATGATTCCTGATGAGGATCTGAGGATGTAAATATTGTCATTTAAATGAATCTGGATCCCTGATGTTAGCGTGAAAGATTAAAAGTTAACATTGCatcatgaattttttttttattttcaagagtCTCGCAACCTGCAAACAGtcaaaatgacaaagtgaaaccaGAAGTGAAAAGAATTTTGTGAGCCTTTGtaatttacaaacaaacaaacagagacaaactaCAATTTTTAACAGATCCACTGACAAATAATGAACAGATACagcaaatacagaaataaacaggaagagtcaaacatttcaaaatgacactgattatttttaaatactatGAAATGATTCTTTTTgttattataatattttaaGGAAAGGTAAACCTTGCACACCAGCACACTGTGAAATTAAGCTAAATTTTGAATTTAACTTTGTGTTGTACAAATccacacaactacacactgtaTTAAGATAAACTAGGTcaatgacatttaaatgtttgagAGATCTGAAGAGCAAGTGtctaaatttgtgttttgtcgCAGCTTGCGTTTCACAGAAAGTgctattataaaaaaaaaccagtaCAAATAAATAAGATATTTAGTTGAACATACACCTCCAATTTTATATAATGCCCTGTAACCCCCTGTAAGGCCCAGATTTCCTCCCAGCTCACTTCGTCCTCATTTCGTTCATAAACAATATATTGTCATTTAGCTTTAAACACAGAGTAAAAGTGATTTTATTTACAGATGATACACATGTATTTGAAACAACTTTTGGAGACTGTTGAAAAGAAACTGAATCTTTTAAAGAGTTGCTCATGACAAATGAACATGGGATTTCATATCTGCAGTTAAATTGCTGCCTCCTTGTGTTTATGGGGTTCCTAAGCAACCTCTGATGCCTAGGGCAAGAAGCCCTGGAGCAGTGAGTCACATcacagaatgaaaatgtgaacaagGATTACCATATTATACTTACATTCTACTGTGCTTTACATCCTTGCCCACTTAAATACAACATATTAGATATTACACTTACACATATACAACTTTTTCTCCCAGCATGTCAGGCAGATGCTCAGGTTGCTCTACTGTGTATTTGCTGCTCATCCATTGGCTGTTCAACTGTGTGGCCCACGTCTCAAAGCTCTAATGACCTCTGACATTAGAAAGTTTAGACGCCTATGTTTCTATGGCATACTTCTTGTTGTAGGTCCCACTCCGGTTTAATGTTACACTGTGGTTGTACGGGAGGTATATGTCCCATTGCGAAACACCATATCAGAAGCTACACAGTCCTTGGGAAAATCCAGCGGGCTACATGTTGCTTGTCTCTTCAAAGCTACAGCACAGTAGTCCACTTGCTCTGCATCCAACCCAGACTCCAGCCACCGGAAACACACGATGCGCTGGAATGAACGCCGGAAATTGTCAGACACGAAGCCATACAGGATGGGATTGGCACCACTGTTGGCGTAGCTGAGGATGACAAAAAGCTGAGTGATCATGGGGTCTGGAGGACGGTGGAAAACGCTGATCAACTGGACGATGTAAAAGGGCATCCAACAGAGAACGAACACCGCCACAACCAGCAGCACCATGCGGGTGATCTTTTTTTCCGAGCACCGTCGTTGAAGCCAGCCAGCTTTTAGTCCCACTGCTCGCATCCTGGCCACCATTAGACAGTAGCATAAGCAGATGGCCGAGACCGGCAGCAGAAACCCCAACAGGAAGGTATAGACCACGAATGCTTCTGACCATGCCGCTTCAGGCCACAAGAAGTTACAGTCCACGCCACCATCCTGTGCCGGGACAGTGTCTGCAAAGATAATGATGGGCAGGATGACTATGAGCGACaacccccatacacacacattgactACTTTGGCTACAGTGGGTCTACGGTAGCGGGCGGCCTTGATAGGGTGGACCACCGCTACGTAACGGTCAACACTCAGCACAGTCAGGCAGAAGATTGACGTAAACATATTGATGCCATCAACACTCAGCACCAACCTACACATCAGTGACCCAAAGGGCCAATGACGGACAGCAGCTGATGTGGCCAGAAAAGGAACACTCAACATGAACAACTCATCAGCGATAGCTAAGTTGAGGATATAAATGTTAgtggctgttttcattttggcatATTTCAGAATGACATAGATGACCATGGCATTGCCGGTAAGACCTACACAGCAGACAAGGGCATAGATGGATGGGATGATTATTTTACTGGCGTCGGGCTCTTGGTAATAGTCCTCATAGTCCATGCTCGTGTTATAGGGCAGGCCGGTTGGATAGGACCCAAAGTCCTGGGTCTCATTGAAATCCATTCTCACTTGTGGTGTGTCTGCTTAAATGATGCTAGCCTATACAGATATAGAAAACCAAAGTGAAACCAAATTTTGAGCTTATTGACATTTGTAATAGCACAGACTATTAAAGATCCAGCTCTACAACAGAACCTTGATCAGCAGGAGGGTTTGAGGCCCTCACATTTGTCCAGACAGgcattttctttttgcaaaCAATATAAAGTTTATTTCATAATTCTGTTTTAGCAAGCTTTCAAGAACACCAGACAGGGAGTCCCAAATGCCGTAAATGTCTAAAAAACTTCTTCACGTCTCTGTTGATCTGGGATGATCTTCGTGAGCCATAATTCACTGAATGCTTACTAATTAAATTTTTTGCTAAAAACAGTATTCATTTCTCAAAGAATATTGATAATAAATCCCATGATGTGATGAAAGAAACCCTCAGTCAGAAATTCCATTCAGTCAAGGACTAGTTGAACAACAACTAGTCTGGAAGTAGTGTTGGCACCCGAGTTCTCTGCTTGTCCTTTTGGTTTCTTTAACAATTCACAGAATAGAGGATCGTGTACACATTAcaaaatcatacacacacatatatatatttatacatattaTGTGTTCTCAATCATCCAAGAAGGCAGAAAATGTTCATTGTTCCTTCCCCTCACAATCCATATGTCCTTAATTTTCCTGGTTCTTTGCTTGTTAGCGATATCTCATTGTAAAGTCCAGACAACTTTGATCATTCTTTTCTTCTTGGCTTTAGAAAAACGGATTATGCAGCAGTTTCTGTCGAGGTGCCAGCTGTACACTCTGCTTCACAGAATTCCAGACAATCGTACCATCCCAGTTTCATTTGTGATCACAGTGCACATCTGTCAGCCTTCTGATCAAAAGCAGGGTTAGACCTCTCCACTCCATCTGCTGATTGAAATGGGGCCTCCCAGCAGGTCAGATTATGTTGAGTGTTGCATTTAACGGTGGTGTTGTTTGATTCCTGGGCCTCATGTTGTATTTCTGATGAAATCACAAGAGTGAAGAGAATTCACAAGGTTGTTGTAGAAGCTTCTCCTCGGGATACAGTATGCTCCTATTTCCCATGACCTGAATTTGAAAGCctgtgagaaaacaaagaactgTCACTTAGACACCAAGCACAACATCAAAGTACCAGTGAGTCATACCTCAGAGGACCTATCGCCTTGTTAGTTTTCTGGATATGCCATTGCATTTACCAGGAATAAGCCTGAAGACACTTCTTTAATATTATGTGGAGCTTTGAAGTAATtatttgcattaaaaatatCTCTGTACATCAGTTATAAAACACGTGCCCAACTAATTCACAATGCATTGTACATTGAATATGAGTATTATTTCACAGGCTCTGCAGCAACACTTGATTATCACTAGACCATTTATGATAACTGAGAGGAACAGATTTAGAGTGTGGTTTGAACACAACAGCACATTTTGTGCAGCATTTTTAACAACTGGTTAGGTTACAATTGAAGGCTCAAGCAATACAACTATAGTACTGTCAAGACTATGagggcaaggactaggacccaaatgcacgaccccttAGATGTAGtcgaaaataataattatttattctaacaaagtatcAACAAAGATCACTCATAAAGGGGAAAagggcactaaaacaaaagttacaaaatgtgaacacaaaatcactcttacaaGGAGAAAGACTAAAcaaggagcaaaacaaaacataacctGACCAGGGAAACACAATGAATTGATCACTGGGTAAAAGACAGACATGAGACGAGAGACAAGAGCATGGGATTTAACATGAGATGAAACGTGTGCCAACGGCATGAGACACaaacgaactgacactggacaaggggaaacgcagactatatatacacaacaggtaaggggaaacaggtggaaacaattagggcggggaaaacaattacaaaagcgggaaacaagacaaagacaggaagtaaaacaagacaagatacacaagggcaatgatttcaaaataaaaccggaacccacaagacaatatagacaccagacaaaaacataatttacagactatgacagtaagtaaaacgagacatgatacacaagaaatatactttccaaaataaaactagactgaaactgaaactgtccaaaagtccaccaaagagttcaaaacaaaaaccaaagagttccaaaaacagcccATTTTATACAGCTATTTTTCCTGTTGCCATTTTTCATGGATGTAGCTGGGCAGCTAGATGCTAGGACATGCAACCTCCTCTGTTTGGTCACAGATTTTTGTGAAATGTATTCAATAATGGTTTGAAAGAGCTTCAGTGAGTTCTTTTGTGAGGCATAATTTTCagagtctcagtgtgtcattcacagaggaaaagatTTGAATGGTTGTCTGCTAACAATGGATGTGCAGTTTGTGGCTATTCTACAGCATCACAGCACATGATTAGCATATAACAGATGATCCACAATCCACTGTCTTGTCATGTGGTGCAGATTAACTTATGTTACGAACGGGAGGGATAACTGACAAGAAGAGACAATTTCTTGACAGTCTTGACAAGATAACTGACAACATATGCCGTCCAGTTAGAATCAGAGAAGGTCACATCTGTTGTAACTGCTGACATGTCAGTTCTGCACTCATTGTGAGGCACTGCACAGAattcttcctctgtgctgtccGCTGGTCTAGTCAGCAGAATCACCTTGGCTGTTTTTCCGCATGTGATTGGTACTGCAACTATTTAGCATTGTGCTTTTGGGGAAAATAATCCCTCTGATGAACATTACTTCCAAACCTCTATGGGAGACAAAGCCATAGTAAGTTAGTGCAATTGTCTTCAGATAAAGTGCTTGTTGGATTGTCTAATGTCCTTTGGACAGAGAGTTGAAGGTCTGCAACAATTTTTGGAACAATCACACTTTATACAACAAGGCTCTGAGACTATCCAAAAGCATGTGTTATTATCCCCATTTGTTTGGTTAATTTTGTCAAGACTACAACGACCTGAGAAAGACAGAACTCTTAGAAAGAGATGCTGTGGGTCAAAAGTCCAAATGGCTACTAGCCACTCCCTGTCTGTACTTGCTTCCAAACACAATATCACtatagggagagagagagagagagagagagagagagagagagagagagagagagagagagagcactttGTTGGCAAAAGGAAGAAGCACACTTACTTTAGAGTCTTTATGTAACAGGTGCTAATCAGTCTTATAAATCCATCAGTGatggatgaggaagaggagagaatcCGAAGTTTTAATTAGTCTTCCACTCCTCAGCAGGCTGCTAGCTCCACTCCACTCCAATCTCCCCTTCCCTACAGCTTTAATAATGGGAGGCAATCGTCCTTTTGAAGTTGCATTAGTGCTGCTTGGAAGAAGGAACATACCAAGAATGTTCCTTCAACTTTATCTATAATGATAATAAGACAATAagacaataaaaattaaaaacaaaatactgtacTAAAATAATACTATATAcgaaaatgtatattttaagtAAATATTGCTGTGAAATTGAACCACTCAGGCAAATGGCATGCATTGGCTGAACAGATAAAAGCCTTGAAGCCTCTGAATTTTTGTTCCATTAGTGGAGGGGCACTCAGGATGAAATGTCGGCCTGTTAGTGAGTCCATCCATCAACCCAGGACTGGGTTGCATCCGCTTTTAGTAAATCCATGcatacatttctgtgtgaagtCCTTCCTGAGTTCCTACCAGCCAGTGTCAAAATAATTATTCACCAAATCAATTTGCAGCATTAAAATTTAAAGAGGAAGTCTAGCAATATTCTGTACTTTAAACAAATTGAATAAAAAGAAGCAGACCAACAATGAATCGATCATTCTAACAAACACTGTGCATCTACCGAGTCTGAAACATCTTATTTCTCTaagccacagagctccattggTGTGCAAAAACTGctaaaacacatcagtttcactgggtgacatgttcctccATTACCATGAACatacacactgtagtttattgtGACTCAGTCCCAACAAAATCCTGTGCAACGTTAGCCAAAAACTTCAATGGCCAGTTATTTGTGAGCTGTATGTCTTCAGGAGAAACCAGTGGACTTGAAGCTTAGAGCGACCGACAAAGAAGGGAAGTCAGAAGGTTTGGAGATTatcacattgttggttttggtcttttcatcgAATTCATTGATGCCAGCTTTATCCTTTATGTCTTAGCTAGCAAAGAAGCAGCTTATGAGTGGATCAATTGCTAGGAGACATCTGTAGCGCTGTCCAATCAAAGGCAATCAGCTATAGCTACCACATGACAAGTGATATGTTAAACTTAAATGCAGGTCTGACCTTGTTTTATTTACGTCTGTGTTCATAAATGTAGTATTCATTAGACAATGAAATTacagtgtgtatttttagaGAAAGTTATTAGTTGGatcaatttttcttttctttgacttGACTAAATTTTTCAACGTATCAAAAACTGCTGTGCTGATTTTGTACTTTTGCTGCTACACTTTCCTCATTCTTCCAtcatggaaagaaaaatgaagtttCTGGGCCTCTTGGAAATAAGCAGAGATCTGTCTAAGACGAAGGGGGAGAATTATTTGCTCTTACAGTATCAATACTTGATGTCTCAGGGAACATTTTCCTCACTTCCATTACCCTCAGAcattatttgatttttctttcttcgcAAAATATCAATTGCACCCAGAAGGCTGCCTTAATGATCACCTGAAAAACCTAAAGGAGCATTTTGTCATACTCaaacattaaagcaaaggagAGAGCGGAGCTGAAATTGCCCCCCTTGGAAAATGTTAACCTTATTTTCATAATTATGTGGTCGCTGGCACGGTGCAggaaaaatgaactgtgagGGAGAGAATGCTTCGGATCCCTTGTCCTCTCTTTCATTTGTATTCTATTCGTGCTCTGCTATGGGGATATACATGCTGGGGCCtattttcatctcatttcataTGACATATCAGCAGCTCATAGCCTAAAGTACAGTCtttaattaaatatgaaaacagtgTTCTAGCCACTGTGTTCTTAGCTGAGTTTATAGTAAATGGCTATACTATTGTCAAGAACTGCATATACTAAGTAAGATATGCTGAAATCTTATTTTCTATCAAGCACATATTCTTTTCTCGATCAAGCTAGCTATGAAATTCATGCTGCAGACCATGGAACCATGGATGGACCATCAATGGAATGAActcctattaaaaaaaaaagttttttttgattATCAAAACATGTAATCTTCAGCAACGTTTTGATGCTGATAATAGTCTCAAACAGTGACTCGTGATTTGCTGCTGCCGAGTCAAGAAAGTCCAGAGCCTCTTCTGATGAATGCTCAGGGAAAACTTTCTGCTTATCCAGTTTAAAACCAGActtttagatttaattttttataaaTGCAATGATTGGAATTTGTGGTGAATACATATAATGTACATGTAATGAGGTGACCCACCTCCTCCCTTCTTTCACCACCTCAGCTGTGTATGGCCTGCCTTCTCCAATCAAACCCGCCAATCTGAAATCACTTTTTAAGAATACATCCCAACCTCCAGCTGCATTCTGTCACGACCAGGCAGCCAGGAACATGagggggacacacacacacaagaggacccaaatgcaaaaaccccaAGACAGGgacaatgggcaacaggtgatgggcaacaggtgacaccaattagggtggagcagacaatcacaaaaggagggaaaaccagacaaagacaggaagtagaaatgGACCAGATACACGAGGGACAagacttcacaataaaatgGGAAATACACAATcaaaactgaagaaacaaaaaaaaaaacaagaataacatAACTATTGCTTCCCATGGAGATCTACTTCCTGCCTGGGTCTAAATGCCAAAGTCTATTCTATCGGTTCACaacaaattttctttttcattcgtCTTGTAAGTTTGAAAATATGAATACAACTGGCATGGAAACAATAATGAGGAAGTAGTCTGACCTGAAGTTAGatgctgtaaaacattttgctACAGCAAAGTGGTCCATCATTTTAATTGGAAGCAGCTGAGGGGGTGCGACAGTTCCTCAGGTGATGAACGTCTTCGATTGTTAAAAAACCCAGTAACCTGTACGACACAACCATAAAATGAAACATAccaaatttttttcaagttACGCAAAGGGGTTTGGTCATACATGCAACAAGAATTTCAGGCTTTTAcattccctgaaaaaaaaaggcttatttAGTGtctattattttgaaaatctttttCACCGTCCAGCTGTCACAGTACGACTTCAGTTCAAATACAGCATTAATTAATAAGGAACATTTATAGAGTTCAGCAGGCACAAAAGTACATTTGGAATTGATCAAGTTTCTCTTGAGAAAGAATGAAGAATGAGGAATAATGAGGTTTCTCTTAAATGTGCTGATTTAATTAGCTTGCCATGGTTGTaatgaatttaattaaataGAGCAGCTGTCTAAGATTTGCTGCAGTCTCCTGAGCCCATTTAGGAGAGAAAAATGGAtgcataatttattttatgtttactcAGTTGGCACCTTCACACTTCCCACGTCATCTTCCTTTAAATTAGGCCTGGAAGTGTTGGACATAAAAGACACAGCTTGACGATGCACACCATTAGTTATACCACGCTGTACCTCTCCTCCAGATGCCTGGAATACATTTCACATACCAGAATTGTTATGCAGCCTGGACAAGAAGAGGAGAGCGGAGACCAGTGTGGAAGAATGAATCAGACTTAATAGTAGTAATAGGTATCTCAAACCTTTCCTTGGCTGTCAAAGCTGTCATTCAAAGGTACTAATCTCCCTCTCAGTCCACAACAGTcttcacaaaacatgtttttcctccCTGGACTCTTAGCTGAGTGCAATTTGCAGACTtgtaacacaaatacaaacGTAAGCACAAAAAGTGGCGGTTAAGTTTGTTAAACACTAAATGATTTTTGAGAGGAAAATGTGCTCTCAGGGTAAAAGCGTTCCCTCACAGCTTCTTGCAGGTGTTTTGGAAGATACTGAGGACTTGAGAATGTCGGACGGTGCATCCAGACAGTTTCAGGGTAATTCAATTCACAAGGACGTTTCAGGCACACCACACATTTGCCAGTTGTGCCTGAAGACATATGGGAAAGTCATTAACAACTGCCTAGACTTgccttgtctttctgtctccctctcagtcAGCAGCACTGAGAGGCTACAATATTTCTTCTGGAGCTAATTCTCTAGTTTGGGccattaaaccactgcagaaaaaaaacaaaaacaacaggacaCAACAAGCTCTCAAACCTCAAATGATGAGGAACAAATCTGACATTTCTGTTGTGCTCATTAAGCGCGttttccatccatctgttttcatctgcaTTTTCAATTTGCAATGAAAAttgtgcatgaaaaaaaaactcttaatgGAAAAGTTGGTGTTTTGATCAGATGAAAGAGATACAAAGGAGTGAAAGTGAAATGGAAGCAGACTTAATGAGTCAATGATGGCTTTAAACAGCACTCAGGTTTCTGCCGAAGACACAAAAAACATGCGATCTGTGTGGAATGATGAGGAGACTGGAATCCTCCTCACATTAGTGCGTGAAACAAatagaaatgtgttttccacatg
The sequence above is drawn from the Toxotes jaculatrix isolate fToxJac2 chromosome 23, fToxJac2.pri, whole genome shotgun sequence genome and encodes:
- the sstr1b gene encoding somatostatin receptor type 1: MDFNETQDFGSYPTGLPYNTSMDYEDYYQEPDASKIIIPSIYALVCCVGLTGNAMVIYVILKYAKMKTATNIYILNLAIADELFMLSVPFLATSAAVRHWPFGSLMCRLVLSVDGINMFTSIFCLTVLSVDRYVAVVHPIKAARYRRPTVAKVVNVCVWGLSLIVILPIIIFADTVPAQDGGVDCNFLWPEAAWSEAFVVYTFLLGFLLPVSAICLCYCLMVARMRAVGLKAGWLQRRCSEKKITRMVLLVVAVFVLCWMPFYIVQLISVFHRPPDPMITQLFVILSYANSGANPILYGFVSDNFRRSFQRIVCFRWLESGLDAEQVDYCAVALKRQATCSPLDFPKDCVASDMVFRNGTYTSRTTTV